A part of Paenibacillus donghaensis genomic DNA contains:
- the rplV gene encoding 50S ribosomal protein L22 yields the protein MEAKAHARSVRISARKAKLVIDLIRGKQVGEAIAILRHTPKSASPVVEKLLNSAIANAEHNYSLDVNSLFVSEVFVNQGPTMKRFRPRAMGRASRINKRTSHITLVVSEK from the coding sequence ATGGAAGCAAAAGCACATGCAAGATCGGTGCGGATTTCCGCTCGTAAAGCGAAACTGGTTATTGACTTGATTCGCGGCAAGCAAGTGGGGGAAGCTATTGCAATTCTTCGCCACACTCCAAAATCCGCTTCTCCGGTTGTTGAAAAACTTCTTAACTCGGCTATTGCGAACGCTGAGCATAACTACTCTTTGGACGTGAACAGCCTGTTCGTTAGCGAAGTATTCGTTAACCAGGGTCCAACGATGAAACGTTTCCGTCCGCGCGCCATGGGCCGCGCAAGCCGGATCAACAAACGCACCAGCCACATTACTTTGGTGGTATCTGAGAAATAA
- the rpsS gene encoding 30S ribosomal protein S19 produces MGRSLKKGPFIDGYLLKKVEDLNETDKKVVVKTWSRRSTIFPQFIGHTFGVYDGRKHVPVYVTEDMVGHKLGEFAPTRTYKGHAGDDKKTRR; encoded by the coding sequence ATGGGTCGCAGTTTAAAGAAGGGGCCGTTTATTGATGGCTACCTACTGAAAAAAGTTGAGGACTTGAACGAGACAGACAAGAAAGTTGTAGTAAAAACCTGGTCCCGTCGCTCAACCATTTTCCCTCAGTTTATCGGACATACGTTTGGTGTATATGACGGCCGCAAACACGTGCCTGTATACGTAACGGAAGATATGGTAGGTCACAAGTTGGGCGAGTTCGCGCCAACACGTACTTACAAAGGCCACGCGGGTGACGATAAGAAAACTAGAAGATAA
- the rplB gene encoding 50S ribosomal protein L2 has protein sequence MPIKKYKPTSPARRGMSVSTFEEITTNQPEKSLLSPLFKHAGRNNQGKITVRHHGGGHKRKYRIIDFKRTKDGIPGSVATIEYDPNRTSNIALINYADGEKRYIIAPKGLKVGDKIESGPGSDIKIGNALPLENIPVGTVIHNIELKPGKGGQLVRAAGTEAQLLGKEDKYVSVRLSSGEVRRVLSVCRATIGSVGNGDHELIKIGKAGRSRWLGRRPEVRGVVMNPNDHPHGGGEGRAPIGRKSPMSPWGKPTLGYKTRKKNKASDKYIIRRRTK, from the coding sequence GTGCCAATTAAAAAGTACAAACCGACCTCTCCGGCAAGACGCGGCATGTCCGTGTCTACGTTTGAAGAAATCACAACAAACCAGCCTGAGAAATCGTTGCTTTCTCCGCTGTTCAAACATGCGGGACGCAACAACCAAGGTAAAATTACGGTTCGTCACCACGGCGGCGGACACAAACGTAAATACCGTATTATCGATTTCAAACGGACTAAAGACGGCATACCAGGTAGCGTTGCTACGATCGAGTATGACCCGAACCGTACATCCAATATTGCATTGATCAACTATGCCGATGGAGAGAAACGTTACATCATCGCTCCTAAAGGCCTTAAAGTTGGGGATAAAATTGAGTCCGGCCCTGGGTCAGACATCAAAATCGGCAATGCGCTTCCTTTGGAAAACATTCCGGTAGGTACAGTTATCCACAACATCGAGCTGAAACCAGGCAAAGGCGGACAACTTGTGCGCGCTGCCGGCACAGAAGCTCAGTTGCTGGGTAAAGAAGATAAGTACGTATCCGTTCGTCTGAGCTCCGGCGAAGTTCGCAGAGTTCTGAGCGTATGCCGTGCAACAATCGGTTCCGTGGGTAACGGAGACCACGAATTGATCAAGATTGGTAAAGCCGGACGTAGCCGCTGGTTGGGACGTCGTCCTGAAGTACGCGGTGTAGTAATGAACCCTAACGATCACCCACACGGTGGTGGTGAAGGCCGCGCTCCAATCGGACGGAAATCGCCTATGTCTCCTTGGGGCAAACCAACCCTTGGCTACAAAACGCGTAAGAAAAACAAAGCATCTGATAAATATATCATTCGCCGCCGCACGAAATAA
- the rplW gene encoding 50S ribosomal protein L23 has product MKDPRDIIKRPVITERTSEYMSDMKYAFEVDIRANKTEIKKAVEAIFKVKVTNVNTMRVPGKLKRYGKYSGYTPEWKKAIVKLSPDSKPLEFFEAVE; this is encoded by the coding sequence ATGAAAGATCCTCGTGATATTATCAAACGTCCGGTGATTACGGAACGCACATCCGAATACATGAGCGACATGAAATACGCTTTTGAAGTGGATATCCGTGCTAACAAGACCGAAATCAAAAAAGCTGTCGAGGCTATTTTTAAAGTAAAAGTAACAAATGTGAACACAATGCGCGTACCTGGCAAACTGAAACGTTACGGCAAATATTCCGGTTATACTCCGGAGTGGAAGAAAGCCATCGTTAAGCTCAGCCCGGACAGCAAGCCGCTTGAATTCTTCGAAGCGGTAGAATAA
- the rplD gene encoding 50S ribosomal protein L4: MPKVTLYNISGGEVGEVELSDSVFGIEPNEHVLHEAALMQRASLRRGTHKVKGRSEVRGGGRKPWKQKGTGRARQGSIRSPQWKGGGVVFGPTPRSYSWKLPKKVRRLAIKSALSSKVLDNDIIVLDSLSMNAPKTKEFAAILNNLKVDRKALIVAVGYDDNVALSARNIPGVKFVAADGINVLDVLMYDKLIITKEAVTKVEEVFA; this comes from the coding sequence ATGCCAAAAGTAACACTTTATAATATCAGTGGCGGAGAAGTTGGCGAAGTTGAACTGAGCGACTCCGTATTCGGTATCGAACCGAATGAGCACGTTCTGCACGAAGCTGCGCTTATGCAAAGAGCTTCCCTGCGTCGTGGTACACACAAAGTAAAAGGACGTTCTGAAGTGCGTGGCGGCGGACGTAAGCCTTGGAAACAAAAAGGTACAGGTCGTGCTCGTCAAGGCTCCATCCGTTCTCCACAATGGAAAGGCGGCGGCGTTGTCTTCGGACCAACTCCACGCAGCTATTCCTGGAAACTGCCTAAGAAGGTTCGTCGCTTGGCAATCAAATCGGCGTTGTCCTCAAAAGTTCTTGACAATGACATCATCGTATTGGATAGCCTGAGCATGAACGCTCCGAAGACGAAAGAATTCGCGGCAATCCTGAACAACCTGAAGGTTGATCGCAAAGCATTGATCGTAGCCGTTGGTTATGATGACAATGTAGCACTATCCGCTCGTAACATCCCTGGGGTGAAATTCGTAGCGGCTGACGGCATTAATGTTCTTGACGTACTGATGTACGACAAGCTGATCATCACTAAAGAAGCAGTTACGAAGGTAGAGGAGGTGTTCGCGTAA
- the rplC gene encoding 50S ribosomal protein L3: MKGILGKKLGMTQVFTPEGNVIAVSVIEAGPCVVLQKKDLNIDGYEAVQLGFSDKKESRSNKPEQGHAKKANATPKRYVREIRGVDLESLEVGQELKADLFAEGEFVDVTGTTKGKGFQGVIKRWGQSRGPMAHGSRYHRRPGSMGSIQANRVPKGKRLPGHMGHTTVTVQKLEIIKIDVQRNVILVKGAIPGPKNSYVKVKQTVKK; this comes from the coding sequence TTGAAAGGTATCTTAGGAAAAAAACTCGGTATGACTCAAGTGTTTACTCCAGAAGGTAATGTAATTGCCGTTTCGGTTATCGAAGCTGGACCTTGTGTGGTACTGCAAAAGAAAGACCTGAATATCGACGGATATGAAGCAGTGCAGCTGGGCTTTTCCGATAAAAAGGAAAGTCGCTCCAACAAGCCTGAACAGGGTCACGCCAAAAAGGCAAATGCAACACCTAAGCGCTACGTTCGCGAAATTCGCGGTGTTGACCTCGAGTCACTCGAGGTTGGACAAGAGCTTAAGGCTGATCTTTTCGCGGAAGGCGAATTTGTTGACGTAACAGGTACTACCAAGGGTAAAGGCTTCCAGGGCGTTATCAAACGTTGGGGACAAAGCCGCGGGCCAATGGCACACGGATCGCGTTACCACAGAAGACCGGGTTCCATGGGTTCCATTCAAGCCAACCGTGTTCCAAAGGGCAAACGCCTGCCAGGACATATGGGTCACACGACCGTAACGGTTCAGAAGCTTGAAATCATCAAGATCGATGTACAACGCAACGTAATCCTGGTTAAAGGTGCTATTCCTGGACCTAAGAACAGCTACGTGAAAGTTAAGCAAACTGTAAAGAAATAA
- the rpsJ gene encoding 30S ribosomal protein S10 gives MAKQKIRIRLKAYDHRILDQSAEKIVETAKRSGAGVSGPIPLPTEKQIITILRAVHKYKDSREQFEMRTHKRLIDIVNPTPQTVDALMRLDLPSGVDIEIKL, from the coding sequence ATGGCAAAGCAAAAAATTCGTATTCGCTTGAAAGCATACGACCACAGAATTCTTGATCAATCCGCAGAGAAAATCGTTGAAACAGCAAAACGTTCGGGTGCTGGTGTATCCGGGCCGATTCCGTTGCCAACTGAGAAACAAATCATTACCATTCTCCGTGCGGTGCACAAGTACAAGGATTCCCGCGAACAGTTTGAAATGCGGACTCACAAACGTTTGATCGATATTGTGAACCCAACACCACAAACTGTGGACGCCTTGATGCGCTTGGATCTACCGTCCGGTGTAGATATCGAAATCAAATTGTAA
- a CDS encoding Crp/Fnr family transcriptional regulator has protein sequence MICTTCQSTTCIRQVPLFTGLAEPEVEMLDSITESRYYEKGSYIFREGEPSDSLFVVNTGLIKLTQGSGEGKQHIIRFLFPGDYFGQFALLQNKHNYLNAEVVENTLVCRMHRDDFLPLLARNATLAYSFLLSMSEQLQEAEEWAGAMHMLEADKRLAKMLVYLYTKLSVPLKDKSKEQKITLPAAKKEMASMIGTTAETLSRKLGNFEALNLIRVHKRVIEIINLQALQRMAEA, from the coding sequence ATGATATGTACAACATGCCAATCGACGACATGCATCCGTCAGGTTCCGCTGTTTACGGGCTTGGCTGAGCCGGAGGTTGAGATGCTGGATTCCATTACCGAGTCTAGATACTATGAGAAGGGGAGTTATATTTTCCGTGAAGGGGAGCCTTCAGATTCCTTGTTTGTGGTGAATACAGGTCTGATCAAGCTGACACAGGGGAGTGGCGAAGGGAAGCAGCATATTATCCGTTTTTTGTTCCCCGGTGATTATTTCGGACAATTTGCGTTACTGCAGAATAAACATAACTATTTAAATGCTGAGGTGGTAGAGAACACTTTGGTATGCAGGATGCACCGTGATGACTTCCTCCCTTTATTGGCGCGCAACGCCACACTGGCCTATAGCTTCCTGTTGTCCATGAGCGAACAGCTGCAGGAGGCAGAGGAGTGGGCAGGGGCAATGCATATGCTGGAAGCCGATAAACGGCTGGCCAAGATGCTGGTCTACCTCTATACCAAGCTATCAGTCCCCTTGAAGGACAAGTCGAAGGAACAGAAGATTACCTTGCCCGCTGCCAAAAAAGAGATGGCCTCGATGATAGGCACTACTGCTGAGACATTAAGCCGGAAGCTCGGAAATTTTGAAGCTCTGAATCTGATAAGAGTTCATAAACGTGTTATTGAAATCATTAATCTGCAGGCACTCCAGAGGATGGCTGAAGCATAA
- a CDS encoding V4R domain-containing protein yields the protein MQNYTFEDMKQIDRSQLGNMVPLELFRTIRLIGLNQGLPLGGKSTTATIGRKIGHSLPVQSIEELLELFEELKIGIPRIVYRDEQRINIAVDDCFCKGLPTLEEEKMVCDLEGAIMEGALSKLLDRRITVREIKCNVIGDEHCEYEIRL from the coding sequence ATGCAGAATTACACTTTTGAAGACATGAAACAGATCGACAGATCGCAGCTTGGCAATATGGTTCCACTGGAGTTGTTTCGCACCATCCGTCTGATCGGTCTAAACCAAGGGCTCCCCCTTGGGGGCAAAAGCACTACGGCAACCATCGGTCGTAAGATCGGCCACAGCCTTCCGGTCCAATCCATTGAAGAACTGCTTGAGCTGTTTGAGGAGCTGAAAATAGGCATTCCACGTATTGTCTACCGGGATGAGCAACGGATCAACATCGCTGTTGATGATTGCTTCTGCAAAGGGTTGCCAACACTTGAAGAGGAAAAGATGGTCTGTGATCTGGAGGGGGCGATTATGGAGGGAGCTTTATCCAAGCTACTGGATCGAAGAATAACTGTCAGAGAAATCAAATGCAACGTCATTGGTGATGAACATTGTGAATATGAGATTAGGCTTTAA
- a CDS encoding cupin domain-containing protein: MEKKNLSEAVEYQEARFTKRILFQKGESVVFVLNFLPGQQLPTHKHPGTDVYIHALEGNGTLIVDDVEHAFDKGEVIHVAGDENFAYRNSGELPASLYVVLSKLPSSAYAENV, encoded by the coding sequence ATGGAAAAGAAAAACCTAAGCGAAGCGGTAGAATATCAAGAGGCACGCTTTACGAAACGGATTCTATTTCAAAAAGGAGAAAGCGTTGTGTTTGTGTTGAACTTTCTACCTGGCCAGCAGCTTCCTACACACAAACATCCAGGGACAGATGTTTATATCCACGCCCTGGAGGGCAATGGGACACTTATAGTGGATGATGTAGAACATGCTTTTGACAAAGGTGAGGTAATTCATGTAGCAGGGGACGAGAATTTCGCTTATCGTAACAGTGGCGAGCTACCGGCCAGCTTGTATGTGGTACTCAGTAAACTTCCAAGTAGTGCTTATGCAGAAAACGTATAA
- the tuf gene encoding elongation factor Tu has protein sequence MAKAKFERNKPHVNIGTIGHVDHGKTTLTAAITTVLSKKYGGAAIAFDQIDKAPEERERGITISTSHVEYETPNRHYAHVDCPGHADYVKNMITGAAQMDGAILVVSAADGPMPQTREHILLSRQVGVPYIVVFLNKCDMVEDEELLELVEMEVRDLLNEYEFPGDDTPIIRGSAREALANPEGEYAQKIVEMFETIDTYIPLPERDTAKPFLMPVEDVFSITGRGTVATGRVERGTVKVGEEIEIVGIHEETKKSVVTGVEMFRKLLDSAQAGDNIGALLRGVDRNMIERGQVLAKPNSVKPHTEFTAQIYVLTKEEGGRHKPFFTGYRPQFYFRTTDVTGIINLPEGTEMVMPGDNITVTVSLISPIAIEEGTRFSIREGGRTVGAGTVASIQK, from the coding sequence ATGGCAAAGGCAAAGTTTGAACGTAACAAACCACATGTTAACATCGGTACGATTGGTCACGTCGACCATGGTAAAACGACTCTGACTGCTGCAATCACTACTGTATTGTCCAAAAAATATGGTGGCGCTGCTATAGCATTCGATCAGATCGATAAAGCACCAGAAGAACGCGAACGTGGTATCACTATCTCCACGTCTCACGTTGAATATGAAACGCCTAACCGTCACTACGCACACGTAGACTGCCCTGGACACGCCGACTATGTTAAGAACATGATCACTGGCGCAGCACAGATGGACGGAGCAATCCTGGTTGTATCCGCAGCTGATGGCCCTATGCCACAGACTCGTGAGCACATCCTGTTGTCCCGCCAGGTAGGCGTTCCTTACATCGTCGTATTCCTGAACAAATGCGACATGGTTGAAGACGAAGAGCTTCTGGAACTGGTAGAAATGGAAGTTCGCGACTTGCTGAACGAATACGAATTCCCAGGTGATGATACTCCAATCATTCGTGGATCCGCTCGTGAAGCTCTGGCGAATCCTGAAGGCGAATATGCACAGAAAATCGTTGAAATGTTCGAAACGATTGACACATACATCCCGCTGCCAGAACGCGATACTGCTAAACCTTTCCTGATGCCTGTCGAAGATGTATTCTCCATCACTGGCCGCGGTACCGTGGCAACTGGCCGCGTAGAACGCGGAACAGTAAAAGTCGGAGAAGAAATCGAAATCGTTGGTATTCATGAAGAAACTAAGAAATCCGTAGTTACGGGCGTTGAAATGTTCCGTAAATTGCTGGATTCCGCTCAGGCTGGGGACAACATCGGCGCATTGCTGCGTGGTGTTGACCGTAACATGATCGAGCGCGGCCAAGTATTGGCTAAGCCGAACTCCGTTAAACCACACACTGAGTTCACTGCACAGATCTACGTTCTGACTAAAGAAGAAGGCGGACGTCACAAACCATTCTTCACTGGTTACCGTCCACAGTTCTACTTCCGTACAACTGACGTAACTGGCATCATCAACCTGCCAGAAGGTACTGAAATGGTTATGCCTGGTGACAATATCACTGTAACTGTTTCCCTGATCTCCCCAATCGCGATTGAAGAAGGAACTCGCTTCTCCATCCGTGAAGGCGGACGTACAGTTGGAGCCGGTACTGTAGCTTCGATCCAGAAATAA
- the fusA gene encoding elongation factor G, which yields MAREFSLANTRNIGIMAHIDAGKTTTTERILFYSGRTHKIGEVHEGAATMDWMEQEQERGITITSAATTAAWKGHRVNIIDTPGHVDFTVEVERSLRVLDGAVGVFSAKEGVEPQSETVWRQADRYTVPRIAYVNKMDIIGADFLNVIQSMRERLMANAVAIQLPIGAENDFVGIIDLVEEKAHIYKDDLGRDVEVTDIPAEYLEQVKELRLELIERVAELDEDLTMKYLEGEEISVAEIKAALRKGVCEVKIFPVIVGSSYRNKGVQLMLDAVVDYLPSPLDVPAITGHLDDGTEAIRHSSDEEPFAALAFKIMTDPYVGKLTFFRVYSGVLESGSYVVNATKNKRERIGRILQMHANSRQEISIVYSGDIAAAVGLKDTSTGDTLCDEKNPVILESMNFPDPVIEVAVEPKTKADQDKLGVALGKLTEEDPTLRAHTDLETGQTILAGMGELHLEIIVDRMRREFNVDTNVGKPQVAYRETFKASARVEGKFVRQSGGRGQYGHVWVEFEPLEAGTGNTFESKVVGGSVPREYVAPALAGIEESMKNGVIAGFPLVDVKATIVDGSYHDVDSNEMAFKVAGSLALKAAKDKCKPVLLEPIMKVEVTVPEEYMGDVMGMLSSRRGRIEGMDSRGGAQIIRSKVPLSEMFGYSTTLRSGTQGRGVFSMELSHYEEVPKSIADEIVAKNKGGE from the coding sequence ATGGCAAGAGAGTTCTCCTTGGCGAATACACGTAATATCGGGATCATGGCACATATTGACGCCGGTAAGACAACAACCACTGAGCGGATTCTTTTCTATTCGGGCCGTACGCACAAAATCGGTGAAGTTCACGAGGGTGCTGCTACAATGGACTGGATGGAGCAAGAGCAAGAGCGTGGAATCACGATTACTTCCGCTGCTACAACCGCCGCATGGAAGGGTCACCGCGTCAATATCATTGATACTCCGGGACACGTTGACTTCACAGTCGAAGTTGAACGTTCCCTCCGTGTATTGGATGGGGCAGTAGGCGTTTTCAGCGCTAAAGAGGGCGTAGAGCCTCAATCGGAGACCGTTTGGAGACAAGCTGACCGTTATACAGTACCGCGGATCGCTTATGTCAACAAAATGGACATCATCGGTGCTGACTTCTTGAATGTAATTCAGTCTATGCGTGAACGTCTGATGGCGAACGCAGTTGCAATCCAACTGCCGATCGGCGCAGAAAATGACTTCGTCGGTATTATCGACTTGGTTGAAGAAAAAGCGCATATCTATAAAGATGATCTTGGCCGCGATGTTGAGGTCACTGATATTCCTGCTGAGTATCTGGAGCAAGTGAAGGAACTGCGTCTTGAGTTGATCGAGAGAGTTGCAGAACTTGACGAGGATCTCACAATGAAATACCTTGAAGGAGAAGAGATTTCAGTTGCGGAAATCAAAGCTGCACTGCGCAAAGGCGTATGTGAAGTTAAGATTTTCCCTGTAATCGTTGGATCCTCTTACCGCAACAAAGGGGTTCAGCTAATGCTGGACGCTGTTGTAGATTACTTGCCATCCCCTCTGGATGTACCGGCAATTACCGGTCACCTGGATGATGGTACTGAAGCGATTCGCCATTCTTCGGATGAAGAACCGTTTGCAGCACTGGCATTTAAAATCATGACAGACCCTTATGTGGGTAAACTTACGTTCTTCCGTGTATACTCCGGTGTTCTGGAGTCCGGATCTTACGTAGTCAACGCAACCAAAAACAAACGTGAGCGTATCGGCCGTATCCTGCAGATGCACGCGAACAGCCGTCAAGAGATCTCCATTGTGTACTCTGGCGACATCGCTGCAGCTGTTGGTTTGAAAGATACTAGCACGGGTGATACACTGTGTGATGAGAAGAATCCAGTTATTCTGGAATCCATGAACTTCCCTGATCCGGTTATCGAAGTTGCTGTTGAACCAAAAACCAAAGCTGACCAAGATAAACTGGGCGTTGCGCTCGGTAAATTGACCGAAGAAGATCCAACTCTTCGTGCTCATACTGACCTGGAAACAGGCCAAACTATTCTTGCAGGTATGGGGGAGCTTCACCTTGAGATTATCGTTGACCGTATGCGCCGTGAGTTCAACGTTGACACCAACGTTGGTAAACCACAGGTAGCTTATCGTGAAACATTCAAGGCATCAGCTCGCGTCGAAGGTAAATTCGTTCGCCAATCCGGTGGACGCGGTCAGTACGGTCACGTGTGGGTCGAGTTCGAACCACTCGAAGCAGGTACAGGCAATACCTTCGAAAGTAAAGTTGTCGGTGGCTCGGTTCCTAGAGAGTACGTCGCTCCTGCACTTGCGGGTATCGAAGAATCTATGAAAAATGGTGTTATCGCAGGCTTCCCGCTTGTTGACGTTAAAGCCACTATCGTAGATGGATCTTACCATGATGTGGACTCCAACGAAATGGCGTTCAAAGTAGCCGGTTCGTTGGCCCTCAAAGCAGCTAAAGACAAGTGTAAGCCTGTCCTGCTTGAGCCTATCATGAAAGTGGAAGTAACTGTGCCTGAGGAATACATGGGCGATGTAATGGGTATGCTGAGTTCCCGTCGCGGAAGAATCGAAGGTATGGATTCCCGTGGCGGCGCGCAGATTATTCGTTCCAAGGTGCCTTTGTCCGAAATGTTCGGATACTCCACTACACTCCGTTCCGGTACACAAGGACGCGGTGTATTCTCAATGGAGCTTTCTCACTATGAAGAAGTTCCTAAGAGCATCGCTGATGAAATTGTTGCCAAGAACAAAGGCGGAGAATAA
- the rpsG gene encoding 30S ribosomal protein S7, which translates to MPRKGPVTKRDVLPDPLYNSKLVTRLINRIMLGGKRGVAQSILYNSFKLIEERTGKEPMEVFEAAIKNIMPVLEVKARRVGGANYQVPIEVKPERRTALGLRWLVNYSRNRGEKTMEERLAAEIIDASNNTGASVKKREDTHKMAEANKAFAHYRW; encoded by the coding sequence ATGCCACGCAAAGGTCCAGTTACTAAGAGAGACGTATTGCCAGATCCGTTGTATAATAGCAAGTTGGTTACTCGTTTGATCAACCGTATTATGCTGGGTGGTAAAAGAGGTGTCGCTCAAAGCATTTTGTACAATTCATTTAAACTGATTGAAGAACGTACTGGCAAGGAACCGATGGAAGTTTTCGAAGCTGCCATCAAGAATATCATGCCGGTTCTGGAAGTTAAGGCTCGCCGTGTCGGCGGTGCGAACTACCAGGTGCCAATCGAGGTTAAACCTGAAAGACGTACAGCTTTGGGATTACGTTGGCTCGTAAACTACTCCCGCAACCGCGGTGAGAAGACTATGGAAGAGCGTTTGGCGGCTGAGATCATCGACGCTTCCAACAACACAGGCGCTTCCGTTAAGAAACGTGAAGATACACACAAAATGGCCGAAGCAAACAAAGCGTTTGCTCACTACCGCTGGTAG
- the rpsL gene encoding 30S ribosomal protein S12, which yields MPTINQLVRKGRQAKIEKSKSPALQKGFNALKREATNLSAPQKRGVCTRVGTMTPRKPNSALRKYARVRLTNRLEVTAYIPGIGHNLQEHSVVLLRGGKVKDLAGVRYHIVRGALDTAGVANRMQARSKYGAKRPKAKK from the coding sequence ATGCCAACTATTAATCAACTGGTTCGTAAAGGCCGTCAAGCCAAAATCGAAAAATCCAAATCTCCCGCTCTTCAAAAGGGGTTCAACGCCCTGAAGCGTGAGGCTACAAATTTGAGCGCTCCGCAGAAACGCGGTGTATGCACTCGTGTAGGCACAATGACTCCACGTAAACCAAACTCTGCGCTTCGTAAATATGCCCGTGTTCGTTTGACGAATCGTCTCGAGGTGACTGCTTACATCCCGGGTATCGGACATAACCTTCAAGAGCACAGTGTTGTATTGCTTCGCGGCGGTAAAGTAAAGGACCTTGCAGGGGTTCGTTATCACATCGTTCGTGGTGCACTGGATACAGCAGGTGTAGCTAACCGTATGCAGGCTCGTTCGAAATACGGCGCAAAACGTCCGAAAGCTAAGAAGTAA
- a CDS encoding ribosomal L7Ae/L30e/S12e/Gadd45 family protein: MTDDRGLQDAQVKIGTKQTVKAVELGQAAEVYVAEDGDQRLTSRIVMLCGKQGVKVTYVDTMLNLGKACGIEVGAAMAAVLKQ; this comes from the coding sequence ATGACTGATGATAGAGGACTACAGGATGCTCAGGTCAAGATCGGTACCAAGCAAACCGTCAAGGCGGTGGAATTGGGCCAAGCTGCAGAAGTCTATGTGGCTGAGGACGGAGATCAACGGCTTACTTCCAGGATTGTTATGCTTTGCGGCAAACAAGGTGTAAAGGTCACATATGTAGACACAATGCTGAATTTGGGCAAGGCCTGCGGAATAGAAGTTGGCGCTGCGATGGCAGCCGTCTTAAAACAATAG